Below is a window of Tolypothrix bouteillei VB521301 DNA.
GCTTCTCTCGATACAGATGATGAATTTCGTCAAGAAGCAAAAAGATTATTACCGAAAGCACTTGTCCAACTCGGTGAAATTGTTGGTGAAAAAACCTGGGAGGATTTACAGAAAACCCTCAAGAAACCTGGGGGTAAACCTAGCGCTTCTCAAAGTGAGAAACGTAAATTTATTCAAGAAACTGGAAGAACTTATCATAGAAATGCTAGCAGCCGAGAAAGGCAAGAATTAGAAGATTATATAGTAGAGCAACTGCGCGATCGCAAGCGCTTTGGTAGTTCTAAATAGTACAAAAATATTTCTTGCTTCCATGCATAGAAATAGCATGGTTGCGAACACTATATATTAGCGATTCGCTCCATGCTTTTGAGACTAAATCCGGTTCATAAACCTATGTATCACTAAAAACTTTTCGGACATCCTCTTAGAAAACCCTTAATTAGCTGCTGCTGCTAAAGGTGCGAATTTGGCATACCGTTGCAAGTAAAATTCTTTGGAATTTGCGATCGCTTTCACAGAATCCCGTTCTTTAAGAGCATGCTTCCATTGTCGCAAGCGAGTCAATTCAGATGGTATCTGAAAGCCTCGATATTCCTTAAGAGCAACCCAGCGTTCAAACCAGGGAAAATAAGTTAAATCAACAAGACTAATAGATTCACCAAACCAATAAGGTCCATCCTTTGACAGCTTTGCAAAGGCTTCATTTTCTATAAATTGCAAGTGATTGCGTAATTCTTCAGCAGCGGCTTGTTGCTGTTCGAGGTTAGGAGAACGCAGCAAACTCGAATAAGCAGGAACAAATCGAGTGTTGGCAAAATCAATCCAAATTCGTGCTTGTGCTCTTAGGATTGGTTCTTTTGGTAGCAGTGGTGGTTCTGGAAATGTTTCTTCCAAATATTCATTAATAATTGCTGATTCCCAAACTCGCTCGTTTCCATGTTTAATAGCAGGGACTTTTCCATAAGGAGAGACATCTGTAAAATCTGCGGGCTTGTTCTGCAAATCAATTTCAACTAGATTAAATTCAATGCCTTTTTCCAATAATGCAAGACGTGTACGGTGGGCAAAAGGACAAACAACTGCGCTGTAAATTGTAATGTCTGTCATGTCCGATATCCTCTCAAGAAACTATTCTTATGCGTGTCATTTCCAAACTATTTACCTTCAGAGAATGCAGCAATTTTTTCATTTCTTTATCTTGAGCCTTCACTTTTATCTACCTGAGTTTCAAGTGGGTGTTTTGATAAATCTTCTAATAACAGCACGTGCTGTTAATTATGACAAACAGCTAGGCAGAATAAAAAAATGAACTTGCAACGAGCAACAAAATGAATTGATGGATAGACACTCGACTTGCAAACTACGGTAAATTTAACAATTTACCGTAGTTTGCAATTAGTTTTGCATTATGACATAGTTCTTTTGAAGAAGCAAGCTGATATGGGTAAAAGAGGGATTGGGGACTGGCTATTGGGAACTCATACTGAATCGGCCTCTTGTACCCCCTTTAGGGAGCATCCCAAAGAGCGCTATTTGCCCTCAGAATAGAATTCTGGGGCTATACAAACAAAGCCTGCCTACGCAGGCTTTAAATAAGTCCGCCTGCGCGGACTTATATTGTATGGTCTCGATTTCCCATCGTTAGAGTAAAAGGAGTTGGAGAAACGAATTTGGTATTATTTTCTAGTTCTCAGTTTCCAATCCTCAGTATCTATTGTAAAAATGTAACAGATTGTTATTATCCTTGCCTGTAATGGGCTCATTCATCGAGTAATAAGCAAAACCCTGGGTATCCAGATTAAAGTTGAAGAGAATCGGCTGCTTGTACTAATTCAGTGTTGTTGAATCCAAACCCAGTGCTGCATAACTGCTTTTTAATTGATTCCAGAGAGCTTCAATTTGCTCGTAAGATTCTTCTGGAGAAAGCTTTCCAAGAGTTTGTAGGTTGGAGATATAACTGACTCTTGTTGCAAATTCTTGTAAGTTGGCGTTGAATAATAACGCTGAGGGATGAAACTGACCGCGATATGTTCGTTTCTGATACAGAAAATTATCCTTGTCTGCGTGTTCTAACATAACCCACCTCTTAAATAAACGATACTATTGAGAAAACTGAGCTTGCGAATTTGCTGTTTCATCTTTTGCCTCTTGAACACAGAGTTTTATTGCCCTACTTCCTTTTTATGTTATCTAAATGATAAAAGCAAATATTATTATTTCTGAATTTAATAAATAAAAGTGATTGAATGAATTCTATTGAAATTGTTGCTGCTATCCTAGGTTTAGTGAGCGTTTGGCTAACTGTTAAAGAAAATATCTGGTGCTGGCCTGCGGGTATAGTGATGGTGTTTTTATACATCTTTATTTTTTATGAAGCCCGTTTGTATTCAGATGCCATCTTGCAAGTTATTTATGTTTTTCTACAAATCTACGGCTGGTATGTGTGGTTGCATGGCGGTCAGGATCGTGGCGAACTTCGGGTCAGCCGCATCAAACAGGTACAGGCAATAATTTGGAGTGGAGTTGCGATCGCCGGTACGTTCTCTCTTGGTTTTGTCATGCATCGTTATACAAATGCTGCTTTACCTTATCCAGATGCAGCTATTACTGTGATGAGTCTGATTGCTCAGTGGTTGATGGCAAAGAAAATTTTGGAGTGCTGGCTGATTTGGATTGCAGTGGATATATTAGCAGTTGGCGTCTACGCAGCTAAGGAACTCTATCCAACAACAGGGCTTTATGCTGTGTTTCTCGTTTTGGCGGTACTGGGGTATTTGACATGGAAAAAGGCTTGCAAAAAACAGGTACTGGGATGATACTGGGTAAGTTTATGCCTCCTCATTTAGGACACCAGTATCTCGTTGATTTTGCCCGAAACTACGTTGACCGCCTGACAGTTCTTGTCTGTTCTATTCAATCTGAACCAATTCCCGGAGACCTTCGCTACTGTTGGATGCGAGAAATGTTTCCGAACGTGGAGGTCGTGCATGTAACTGATGAAAATCCCCAAGAACCAAAGGAGCATCCTAATTTTTGGCAAATCTGGTACGACACCATTCGCAACGTACTACCCACCGGACCGGATTATGTCTTTGCTTCAGAAGATTACGGCTGGAAACTGGCAGAAATTCTTGGGGCGACTTACATACCCGTAGACCATCCGCGCAGCACGGTCAATATCTCTGGAACTAAAGTTCGACAAGATCCGCTCCGTTATTGGAATTACATCCCACCCTGCGTTCGCCCGTATTTCGTTCGCCGCATCTGCATTTTTGGTCCCGAATCTACAGGTAAATCGACTTTAGCGCAAAACTTAGCTTCTCACTACAATACTGTTTGCGTCAGCGAGTATGCTCGTGGATTGCTTGATTTTAAGGGAGGCTGGTGCGATTTTGAGGATATTCCCAAAATTGCCAGAGGTCAAATGGCTTCAGAAGATGCTTTAGCCCGACAAGCAAATGGTCTTCTTGTTTGCGATACAGATTTGATAACTACAACTATTTGGAGTGATGTTTTGTTTGGGGAGTGTCCTCAGTGGATTCATGATGAGGCAAATCGGAGACAGTACGATCTCTATTTGTTGTTGGATGTTGATGTTCCTTGGGTTGACGATCGCCAAAGGTTTTTACCTCACCTTAGAGAAGAGTTTCGCGATCGCTGTATTCAAGCGTTAGAATCTAGGGGCAGGCGTTTTGTTGTCATTAGAGGGAGTTGGGAAGAACGCTTTGAATTAAGTGTTGCTGCTGTGGATGGGATATTAGCAGCTTGATACTGCCTATCCCACATGAAACTCAAAACTGTTAGTATGTTAAAGTTGCTGCTCAATTCCTTGCTGTAAATGATTTTACCACTTGATGAAGCGCTTTCTAGAGAAATAGCCCAAAGCATAAAAAGCAAGGCGAAGACTCCGTTTGATAATGCTTACAAAGCAGCCTTGGCGACTGAGGGAGCAACTTACGTCCAGGGTTTTCTGGCTTTTGCTGGCAGACCTTACAAACCTATCGAACACGCTTGGATTGAAGTGGGCGATCGCATTATTGACCCTACATTACCCTATCTCAAGCAAGATCCTCAAGGGCTTTTGTACTACCCAGCACAGCGAATCAGCGTCAAAAAATTGAAAGCGATTATAGAAGAATCGAAAGAAGATTATCCAGAAGACGATCCTTTACCCATCTATGGCGATCCCCCATACGACTATTATGGGGATGTGATGCTAGGTGGTAAAGATTACTTAGCGGCTTTTCAGGCGGCTGAGGCGAAGTGCAAAGAACTGAACCAGCGTAAAGCGGAGAGTAATTGAATTTTGCTCGAGCTGTAGTTGAAATGCACGGGCTACAGCCCTACTACAAACTTAGTATAATTTGTCCTAGTCAATGGTTGGGTTCCATTTGACAAGTTCTCCCAAGCCTTGCTTTGCAGCCCACATGGAAATTAAATTGATTTTTTTCTGATGCAGAACTTCATTCATCTTGCTTGCAAACTCGCGTCCGAGCAAATCCCACAGTTCTCCTAACTGGGGGACATTATCATAATACGGAGCGATGGAATCGCGAGATTTTTGAGTTATGTAGTAATACTGCTTTTGCTTGGCGCATTCTACTTCTACAGCCGTTTCAAAATCCAGTCGTGATTTGCGCGATTCTTGCAAAACTTTGGAATCGACAGGACAGATTTTTACGATTCCTTCTAAATAAGAAATAAAATCTTTGGCTTTAGCTCCGTTAAATTCACTCAGGACAAGATGAATTTTACCTATACCGATTTTTGTCATGTAGCATTCAATTACATGACTGTTGATTAAATACCAAATAATTTCCACTTCTTCAACAATAGGGCTGCGATTGAGTATCCACTCTAAAGCAACATCCGCATCAAGTAAAACCTGTAGCATCCCTCCCCCCTTCATAATTCATAATTCATAATTCATAATTTCTTCTAATTTTGTTTCTGTTCCAAATTCTTTCCGCCAATCTTCTAAGGATTCTTGGGAAGCACTGGGTTCTCCTTTGACAGTGGAAGGTTCTGTAAAATACTCATAAATTCCTTCATAAGTATTTTCTATACTATACAAACCGGGATTGACTTCTTTTACCTTCAATCTATGGTTTGGTAAGGGTTGAATTCCACTTGGATCGATCATGTTGTCTCCTACTTTAACGTTCCTGAGAGTATACTCGCTCCCACCATCATAGTTTGATAAATCTGAGTTAGCATATCTTGTGAATTGAGAACTTCCTGGATGTCTGTAACGGTATCAAGAGCCAGAATTCCGATGAGATCGTAACTATCAATAATTTTCTGATAATTGATAGGTTCTAATGGAAGAAAATTTTCCAAGTCTTCTTCTCTATTTTCTGTAATTGTTTTCCAATGGAATATCGGTACGGTTGCTATCGTTTTTCTATCTTTTGGAATTTTGTTGACTTGAGGTTTTGTCATGTTCCATACAGAAGGTTCTTGCTTTAAGTTGTTAGCATCGAGTAAAAAAAACTTTCGCTCTCTCCACGATTCTCCCCAAGCACCTTTGTTATCCACGTTTATTTGCCAATCTACATCTGGATCTTCATCCATATTGTATTGATATGCGATCGCAAATCTATTTTCCTCTTTTGGTAGTAGGATATACGAACGGCAATTCCTGAGATTTGTGGTTTCTTCTATTTCTCTCACAATTGTCTTGAGAGTCGGTTTAACCAAATAAGGCGGAGCGTGTAAAGCTTGCAACTGCTCGATAGTATTTGTTGCTTTTTGCCATTGAGGTAAATTTAACGCTAGAAAACTAGCTGTTGCACCATACCCTCTATAAAAAAGATTTTCTCTTAATTCTACATCGATAGAAAAATCAAGAGTTTTGATGTTAGCTGGTAAGGGAACGCGAACATGGTAAACTTTGTCTGTAACAGACCTCAGTAAATCGTCGCTTGAATTTATTATAGTCGATAATATGTCAGCGCAAAACTGACCAAATTCATATTTCTGCTGGGTCTGAAGGGATTTTGAATTTTCTTGATTGTATAAATCAAAGGCAATAACTGGCTTGGAATTTTTCCTTTGCTCCTCTTGAAAGAGAAAGACTGGCAAATTACTACTCAAACCTCCATCTACCAAAACGCGATCGTCGTCTGCGATTGGAGTAAAAACAAAGGGATAGCTCACAGATGCTCTAACAGCTTTGATTGCAGAATAATTTAAGGCTTCCTCCCCCGATCCTTGAGGATAGATAACCGCTTGGTGATTTTTCACATCTGAAGCTACTATTTTTAGAGGAAAACATCCCAGTTCTTTAAGATTTTGAAAAGTAATATCTGTTGCATTTTTGAGTTTTTCTTTCAAAGAAGATTCGCTATTCTCTACTTTTGGACTGTTTTGGATCTTTCTTAAAAGAAAATAATTTAGTTTGCTACCATTACAAAAACCAAAATTGTTTCTGAGTTCATTAATTAAATCTAAATTTCTCAATAAAACTAAATCCTTAGAAATACTTTTAGAAAGATTTTGTGGAAGTTCTTTAAAACGCTTTACTTTTATTTCCGCATCATCTAAAAAGTCATGAAAATTAATTTCCTCTACCATAATTTTTCTAATTTCTTCTGGGGAGTAGCCCACATTTGCCAGTAAAGCGACTATACTTCCCGCTGATGTTCCGCCGTAACCTATAAACTTTATACCCTGTTCTGCTGCTGCTTTTAAACATCCGACTAATGCAGCACCCCTGACTCCACCACCATCTAAAATAGCGTAAGCTTCCACAGACATGGAAAAATATCCTCTACACAGCTTTTCTCTCTATACTTAGGGCTTACACAACCTCAGGGTCATTAGGAAATTTCACGCGTTGCAGATCTCCCAACCCTCTTAAAAGGGCTATGGTAAGTCCTATATCTATTTTGACGCGTTACCGTTGCTGATATTTTTCTTATTTTGTAATATAGTTGTAGTATATAAATAACATTTCAAGATATTATAATATGCAACAACAAATCCTCGCTGCTTATGATAAAGAAGGTATTTTCGTTTATCAAGCTTTTAAACCCTCCATAGCTGACGAGGCTTTACTACAAGGTACTTTTGGTAAAGGCTTTAATTTAGATAGGATGACGTGGATTAAGCCATCTTTCGGTTGGATGTTGTATCGTTCTGGCTATGCAACCAAACACAGACAAGAACGAATTTTGAAGATAAAACTCAGCCATGAAGGTTTTCAGACAATTCTTGCTCAAGGAATACCTACAAGCTGCGATCGCAAAATCTTTGCATCTGAACAAGAGTGGAGACGCGCATTAGACAATTCAGAAGTACGATATCAATGGGACCCCGACCGGAATTTATTACTCCACCGACTCGAACGCCGTGCGCTACAGATAGGAATTCGTGGCACCATAGTACAGAAATACGTCAATAATTGGATTTTAGCACTAGAGGATGTGACCCAATTAGCTCATGATATAAAACTCGCTGTGGAAACAAAGCAGCAACAAATGCCAGCAGTTCCTCAAGAAGATCTCTATGAGGTGAATTTAGAGATTCAAAAAACTTTAGGTATTGGCTAATTGCTAATTGCTAATGGCTAATGGCTAATGGCTAATTGCTAATTGCTAATTGCTTTTTGACCATTAGCTATTAGCCCTTATTGAACGTGCGTCAAACCCAGTTCCTTTGTTAGCGGGTTGGTTAATTCCATCTCTAACAATCCTTCTTGTCGTGAAATGACTGGTATATAACCGAGTTCGCGTCGGGCTTTGGTATCGTTTACCGTTACTTCAGACCCTATTAAAGACAAAGCTGTTCGGGTGATGGGAGGTAAACCCTCAAGTTTTAATAAAGTCCACGCTTTCTCTAAAATCCACGCCCATGACCAAACTAACCACCGTGGTAGACTGTACGTCCCTGGTTCAACTCCTTGAGTCTGTAATAACTCTGTAAGAAAGCTGCGGAATTCGACAGGCGCACCATCAGTGATGAAATAAATTTCACCTCCCTTTCCTTTTTCTGACGCGAGAATCAAGCCTTCACACAAATTTTTGACATGACAGGTAGAAGTTAAATATCGACCTTCGGAAATCCAGGCAAATTCTTTATTGTGGATGGCTTTAATAAACCGCGCTAACAACGTGGTGTCTCCTTTTCCCCACACAAAACGCGGACGCACTACAACTGTTGTGAGTTCATCAGAGTTGGCTGCAATAACTTTGGTTTCTGCGATCGCTTTAGTCTGTGCATAAAAACCTAAGGGCTTTTCTGGAAGGCGTTGAGTTTCATCAGCATTTACAATCTCTTTTCCATCTATCAAGACCGCATCGGTACTTACGTATATAAGACGCGAGACACCTGTTTCTTTTGCAACGGCAATAATTTGTTCTGTTCCACGGACATTAACTTCTTGGAAATCCTCGAAAGCTCCCCAATCGTCTACCTTTGCAGCTACGTGAAAGACAACTGTACATCCTGTCATCCCGGACTTTAACACTTGCGGATCGTTGATGTCACCAAAGATTGGGATAGCCCCACAAGATTTAATCATCTCAATTTCAGCCTCCCATTTAACCAGCGATCGCACTTCAATTCCTCGTTGTACAAGAGCTGCTATCAAGTTGCGACCAACAAATCCCGATCCACCTGTAATAAAAACACGCATCTGTTTATCTCCTTACTTTGCGTAGGCTGATTTAGGTAAAAAAAGACATAGTTTAAACGCATGGAAGCGAAGCATGATTTCTAATTTTTAAAACACGCATAACGTTTCTAAATTTTTCACTAAGCCTTAAGGAAACTTGCAATGGTACTTAAAGCACTAGATGGGGGAAAAATTTTTATTTCTTTGTCTTCTTCACACTCTGATGTTTGAGCAGTACACCATCTCTCACACAACAGGAGATTGCCCCAATTTTATTACAATAATTCCCATCAAATACAGTATATATAATTTAATAAAAATTGACATCAAACTTTAGTCACAATACAAATTGAGACAAAAGTACTATAGCGAACTAAATTGTTTCACAAGAACAATTTAGCAGAACTCAATTGAAGTTTTGCAATCATCTAAAAAATCTGTTAGCAGTCCGTGTATGAGTAACAAACACCTCTTCTTGGTTCCTCAAATCTCAAATAAGATTGCTATATATCCCCCACTTCTTTACGAAGTGTTAGTTCGGAACCTTTTTAATAAATTTTTCGTAAATGGAAAAGAATATTAAATGAATCAATTGAGGTAGGCAATGCGAAACCTCTAGTTCATAATAAAGGAATAGTAAAAAAGAAAGTACTGCCCACATCTATTTGACTTTCAGCCCAAATTTTTCCATTATGTTGCTGTATAATACTGCGACAAATAGCTAAACCCAAACCAGTTCCACCATGCTTGCGGGAATCAGAAGCATCAACTTGCTGGAAACGTTCAAAAATACTTTCTATGTTATCAATGGGAATACCCCTACCTTGGTCTTGTACTTTAAATAAAACAACAGGAAAGGAACCATTTTTTTCCATAGTTTTTTCTGCTATCATTGTAACTACAGAACTTTTAGGAGAAAATTTAATAGCATTACTTAACAAATTTGTCAGGACTTGGATA
It encodes the following:
- a CDS encoding glutathione S-transferase family protein, whose amino-acid sequence is MTDITIYSAVVCPFAHRTRLALLEKGIEFNLVEIDLQNKPADFTDVSPYGKVPAIKHGNERVWESAIINEYLEETFPEPPLLPKEPILRAQARIWIDFANTRFVPAYSSLLRSPNLEQQQAAAEELRNHLQFIENEAFAKLSKDGPYWFGESISLVDLTYFPWFERWVALKEYRGFQIPSELTRLRQWKHALKERDSVKAIANSKEFYLQRYAKFAPLAAAAN
- a CDS encoding DUF7219 family protein, with the translated sequence MLEHADKDNFLYQKRTYRGQFHPSALLFNANLQEFATRVSYISNLQTLGKLSPEESYEQIEALWNQLKSSYAALGLDSTTLN
- the pnuC gene encoding nicotinamide riboside transporter PnuC; translation: MNSIEIVAAILGLVSVWLTVKENIWCWPAGIVMVFLYIFIFYEARLYSDAILQVIYVFLQIYGWYVWLHGGQDRGELRVSRIKQVQAIIWSGVAIAGTFSLGFVMHRYTNAALPYPDAAITVMSLIAQWLMAKKILECWLIWIAVDILAVGVYAAKELYPTTGLYAVFLVLAVLGYLTWKKACKKQVLG
- a CDS encoding AAA family ATPase is translated as MEKGLQKTGTGMILGKFMPPHLGHQYLVDFARNYVDRLTVLVCSIQSEPIPGDLRYCWMREMFPNVEVVHVTDENPQEPKEHPNFWQIWYDTIRNVLPTGPDYVFASEDYGWKLAEILGATYIPVDHPRSTVNISGTKVRQDPLRYWNYIPPCVRPYFVRRICIFGPESTGKSTLAQNLASHYNTVCVSEYARGLLDFKGGWCDFEDIPKIARGQMASEDALARQANGLLVCDTDLITTTIWSDVLFGECPQWIHDEANRRQYDLYLLLDVDVPWVDDRQRFLPHLREEFRDRCIQALESRGRRFVVIRGSWEERFELSVAAVDGILAA
- a CDS encoding PIN domain-containing protein, which encodes MLQVLLDADVALEWILNRSPIVEEVEIIWYLINSHVIECYMTKIGIGKIHLVLSEFNGAKAKDFISYLEGIVKICPVDSKVLQESRKSRLDFETAVEVECAKQKQYYYITQKSRDSIAPYYDNVPQLGELWDLLGREFASKMNEVLHQKKINLISMWAAKQGLGELVKWNPTID
- a CDS encoding patatin-like phospholipase family protein → MSVEAYAILDGGGVRGAALVGCLKAAAEQGIKFIGYGGTSAGSIVALLANVGYSPEEIRKIMVEEINFHDFLDDAEIKVKRFKELPQNLSKSISKDLVLLRNLDLINELRNNFGFCNGSKLNYFLLRKIQNSPKVENSESSLKEKLKNATDITFQNLKELGCFPLKIVASDVKNHQAVIYPQGSGEEALNYSAIKAVRASVSYPFVFTPIADDDRVLVDGGLSSNLPVFLFQEEQRKNSKPVIAFDLYNQENSKSLQTQQKYEFGQFCADILSTIINSSDDLLRSVTDKVYHVRVPLPANIKTLDFSIDVELRENLFYRGYGATASFLALNLPQWQKATNTIEQLQALHAPPYLVKPTLKTIVREIEETTNLRNCRSYILLPKEENRFAIAYQYNMDEDPDVDWQINVDNKGAWGESWRERKFFLLDANNLKQEPSVWNMTKPQVNKIPKDRKTIATVPIFHWKTITENREEDLENFLPLEPINYQKIIDSYDLIGILALDTVTDIQEVLNSQDMLTQIYQTMMVGASILSGTLK
- a CDS encoding DUF4291 domain-containing protein; amino-acid sequence: MQQQILAAYDKEGIFVYQAFKPSIADEALLQGTFGKGFNLDRMTWIKPSFGWMLYRSGYATKHRQERILKIKLSHEGFQTILAQGIPTSCDRKIFASEQEWRRALDNSEVRYQWDPDRNLLLHRLERRALQIGIRGTIVQKYVNNWILALEDVTQLAHDIKLAVETKQQQMPAVPQEDLYEVNLEIQKTLGIG
- a CDS encoding NAD-dependent epimerase/dehydratase family protein, whose product is MRVFITGGSGFVGRNLIAALVQRGIEVRSLVKWEAEIEMIKSCGAIPIFGDINDPQVLKSGMTGCTVVFHVAAKVDDWGAFEDFQEVNVRGTEQIIAVAKETGVSRLIYVSTDAVLIDGKEIVNADETQRLPEKPLGFYAQTKAIAETKVIAANSDELTTVVVRPRFVWGKGDTTLLARFIKAIHNKEFAWISEGRYLTSTCHVKNLCEGLILASEKGKGGEIYFITDGAPVEFRSFLTELLQTQGVEPGTYSLPRWLVWSWAWILEKAWTLLKLEGLPPITRTALSLIGSEVTVNDTKARRELGYIPVISRQEGLLEMELTNPLTKELGLTHVQ